tttggTGTAACTACCTGTATATTTGTCCTATCTGTCACTGTCTCAGCCTCCTAAATGATCTGGAGCTCATGcatttccagctccaattccttaacgCAGAGTATTAAAAGCTGCAGAtgaatgcacttcttgcaggtaaaATTGTCAGAgccactggaggtctccctgccttcccacatcccacaagaggagctttCAACTATTCTGTGTGACATTACTATTGTTCTaactgcaaatataaagaaggaaatAATAAACTGAAGGAAAGAAATCTGCCTGCAGCTTTTTCGCTTGCTCTCAGTCAAGCCTCTTCTTGCTGCAGCTTCAAAAAGAAAAGTCTCAAATAACCACTCTAATACTGTCCACTCCAGCGAAGGCCACTCCAACTTTTCTTGCCTGTAGGATGTTCGTGGATCTTGCTTACGTTTTTTTTTTgtagattctattgtgtttctttgttttgtagctgcctgcaagaagattaaTTTCAAATTTGTATGATGTATACTTTGAATTATGGAAGTTGGGCAGAAATGAAACATTTTGATTTCTACATGAACACATTGGTTCCAAGTGTTTctaatgatttctcctgagtccAGTTTTTCAAGGTTCCATCTCTCCCTCACACGCTATTTATTATAGTTTAAATTAACATCATAAAACATAAATACAATTGGTTGTACTGTATTACAGTAGAGCAGGAGGTTCCATCTTCACAGAATCCTTGGAATGCAGTATCCCCTGTGTGCCTTGGTGGAATTCCATCTTCAGGAGGTGAGTAATACGTTGATTGGTCAAACACTTCCAGATTTGAGATGCaagttccaaaaaaaaaagaattactTATTTACTCCAGCTACCTCTGCAGCAAAATCAGATTTAAATATTTTCTTATGCTGAGCAGGGGGCATTTAGGAAGGATCTGCAAAGAGCAGTGTGAAATCCTATAGGCTATCAGTTAGTTGCAAATATCACTTGTTTCTGCAGATGTTCTTATTTTGGATTTAACTAGAGAGTTTAAATGTTGGAGAAGCTCCAACATTTACCAAGTAGGCTTTCTGAATCAGGATTGTTATGTTACGACCTCTTGTAGAAGGATGTTTTTACAGCATAAGTTTCATAGTAGCTTACTGGTATTTGCAGGTATTGGAGAATATTTATAGATTTGGTTGCTTCATCAATGTGTGAATGTGCAAAGAACAATAGGaaatatttttgtattttataATGAAGAAGTTAGCAAATTCAGTCCTTGGTCTTTTTAGTTAGATCTTATGAATTTGTAGATCTTTTTCAGTGCAGACTCTCTGATAGATTTCTGAAGTTGCGAAGTAAGTATGATTGTGATTTTATCTTCCTTTCAGTCATGTAATGTGCAATGTCATTAAGAGGCATATTGGCAAATGATTACACATATTTTCAAAGCACTTGCAAGTGACAGTCATCCTTTAGGGCACTGCACACGGGAGCAAATGTAATCTTCAAGTGAAATGGGATCAGAAGACAGGAGAAGGTGCATCATAAAGTAGGAATTCAATTCTAGACACAATTTTGAAGTCATATTCTATCTGCAGTTTGTATTTTGTTTATAAATCtcttttgtgttgctttggaatagAAACTGCCAATTGCACTGCAGGCAAGATCCTAATTTATCTCTTATTTATAGGATTTGTTGCATGAACAGATTGTTATTGTGTTGATATTAAGAATGGCAATAATTTGTCATACTTTAATCATACCCATCTCCATTGATGGCAATATAGCTTCCATAATAAGTTATAACAATGAAGGAAGTTGATATGAAAGATATGAGATTAGTGTTTTAATGTGTGAATTGAATCAAGTAGCACAATTAATGGAGCTGATTATTTAATTTCAGAAACTTGTATTTCATGTACTTCAGAACCTTGTAAGAAGCACAATGGCAGATGTCGTGTCCTTTGCTCTACGTTCGTTGATGCTCCTGGTTGTAGTGGTCTAGCTGGTGAACTTCAGCTTCCAGACAACAGTACACAAGATGAGCCAGATAAATCAGTAGAGTTGTATACAGAGGAGTCCCAACATTCAGAAGGCCATTGTAGTAAAGGTTCATTACTCTCACTAGCCACATCATCAGATAATGAAAGAGACAGAATATATGTGACAGAACCTATGAAAACCAACAGAGTGAAATCTATTAAGTCCagtctggctgccagtgaccgtTTGTTTAAAAGCCTGTCTCCTTTATCAAGTACAGTTGTTAATTCCAATGACTTGAATTGTGTGGGCTCAGCAAAAAACTTTGCTCCTCTGTCACCAGTTAAAAATGATGGCCAATGTAGGCCGATCATGGCTTTGTACAATCATGCagcagaaactcaaaacagtgtACCGGAAATAGAAGAAACACAGTTAAAAGATATCAGAGACAAGGAATGTTATGAAAGGCCAAGAGCTGCGAAAAGAAGATGGCAGTCTGGGAGCACAGAAGATCAATTGGACAGGAACTGTGTTGATCAAGGCACTTTCTCGATGCAGACGAGGGCTGAAATTGAGGATGGGGACTCCATGAACTTGAGTAGCAATGAGACATTCATTGATGCAGATCATTATGAAGAAATAGCTGATGATTATCAGATGAACAACATTACTGGCCAGAAAAAGGAAAAAGGTAGAATGAATAAAATATTTAAAGATACTGATTTGAATAATTTGCCACGAAGCAACAAGAAAGCATTGTCAACAAAGTATCATCAATTAGACTTTGTTTCCAAGAGACCATCAGAAGTTCATAATTGTAAAGGGCAGGGATCAGTAGTAACTGCAATTGGCCAGTACACAGAGGATGAATGGGTGCGTGCTTTGCAACAACATAATGCTAACCAAAGCAAAGATGAACCTCGGGTAAGTTCTCTCAAAAATGATAAAGAGAAACAAATCAGTTTTTACAGAATTTATTTGGTTCTTTGAATTCCAATGTAATGCTCCCAAGTTCTCATTTAAAATCCTTCTGAGTTGTGTAATGGGTTTTACTATAAAGTGCCAGAATTTGCTGATCACATCCACAAATTGGCACCAGCTGGATTGCAGGGTTATAGGTGTGTTGGAGTTGTAGCTATTTTCTGTGCATTGAACCTTTTGTATAATGTAATCTGGTTCACATTGATTATATGCACATACTTGTTATAACTTCTCTATAAAGGTGCCACTTTAAAAATAAGGCAGCCAGGAATATAAGAAAAATTGATGCTTCTGTATCCTATGTATCTTAGAGTGCTATCTTGTAACAGTTTGATATTTCTGTCAAATGTCAGTATATGAGCTAATTACAAAGTTTGGAGAGTTTGGAATGGGTTTATGATGAATTTAGCAAATTACACAAGGTAAGGCTGGATCCTAGATGTTGCATTAAATTACATATTCATGTATGTAGGGAAGCTGTAAGCAACAACCCACAAAATTTCTGGTTGTAATCagttattcaaagcattttgtgtttttttttgaaaagattATAATAATACAAGTGATTCATAGTATTATCGATCAATTATAAATAACAACAAATCAAATTAGTAATGGAAGCAATGTGCAAATAAATTTAAAATGCCTGAGAAGATTTGGTTTCTGCCTATATTTCTGATGTAGGGTAAGAACATAATAAATGGTGTTCAAATTTTGCACTTTGAGTGGAACGAAGCATTGATGATTTCTTTGTAAAGGACAATGACACAAATGTCTGCTCAGAAATAGAATTGAAAACATGATCTAAACTTCACCTGAAAGCAGCCAATTTGGGCATACACCAACTGGTCACAATTCATTGTCATCCAACCTGACTATCACCATAAAGGTCTCAAATGTGGTTATCTGCTAtcacaaaaaaaagccaaatataAGACAGAAACCAAATACAAAGTATTTCATTCTGACATGGATGAAGTACTGACATGACCAAACCTGATTATTTTATTAAAACATACAGTATACTCAATATGGTGTGAACTTCGCACATGTAATTGCTTCTTGTTGGGCATGGGTCAGGTAGCCAGGCTTTGCAATTACGTAAAACAATAATACATAGGAgtagattaggccattcagcctgtcaaGTTTACTCTGCCGTGGCTGatcatttccttctcaaccccaatctcctggccTTTTCCCTCtaatctttcacaccctgactaatcaagagcctatcaacctctgcctcaaatgcACTCTGAcctggcccaaaactgctctcagtactccaagtgaggcctcactagtgcatTAAatagccttagcattacatccttgcttgtatattcaattccctttgaaatgaatgctaatgttgtatTCGCCTTTCTCACCACCGATTCATCCTGCAAATTAcgctttagggaatcttgcaagAGGACTaaaaagtccctttgcatctcaaatcTTTTAatgttctccctgtttagaaaatagtctaagctTTTATtcatttttcccattcttctaatctgtctaagtacttctggagcctctctgcttcctcaacactacctgcccctccacctatcttcatatcatccacaagttgtccacaaaaccaagaattttatcatccaaattgttgacaatgTAAAAAGGAGTGGTCTCAACACAAACCTCTgttgaataccactagtcaccagcagccaatctgaaaaggatccctttattcccactctttgccttccgctaatcagccaatgctctatccatgctattaTACTGTAATTCTTCGGGCTGCTATTCTGCAGCCTTAtatgcagcactttgtcaaaggacttctgaaaatccaagaatgcaacatcaaacaattctcctttttctatcctgtttgttattttttcaaagaattctgacagatctgtcaggcaaaatttctccttaggaagccatgctgacttttgccTATTTTGCCATGTGCctgcaagtaccctgaaatcacatccttaacaatcgactccaacatcttcacaaccactgaaatcaggcgaATTGGCcgattaatttcctttcttctgcctccctccctccattgaagagtgacatttgcaattttccaatcctctggaaccattgtcagaatctgttgattcttgagaaatcattacaaatgcctccacattctcttcagctacctcttttataTCCCTGGGGTATAGTCCGTCAGGTCCAGATAACATggcctttcaatttcccaagcacTACTTTCCTAATCAtagcaactgcattcacttctgccctctgataCTCTAGAACTTTCACCGTATTACTAAgggcttccacagtgaaaaccagtgcaaaatatttattcagtatgcctgccatttccttgtccccattactctCTCTCCAGCGTCATTTGCCAGTGGTCCGCTATctgctcttgcctctcttttactttataTAGCTGAAAAAACTACTGGtatcatttttgttattattggctagcttaccttcgtattttATCTTCTCCCCCTTGTGGTtttttttagttgttttctgttggtttttaaaaatgtcctaatcctctaacttacaactaatctttgctctattatatgccctttcttttgcttttatcttagccatggttgtgtcattctGCCTCATCCTCTTTGGGATGAATctatcctgtgtcttctgaattcTCCCAGAAACTTTAGCTATTgcagctctgccatcatccctgctagtattcccttccaatcagctttggccagctcctctacAATACCACCTTAAttacctttactccactataacacTGATACTCTggctttagtttctccttctcaaactacaGGCTGAATTCTATCTTCTGATCACTGCTTTGATGTTACTCATCCCTGTTACTCAAGTAACTTTGATGTTCCAATAAGTGCAGTCATCTTAAAGTAAGTTAAGATCCCACAGATAACCAGTTCAGAGTGTCCTATAACAactgccatggatggtcccatTTCAGTCAAATATTCTTAAAAAGAAATAATGCTGCTGTTGAGGTCTATTAGCTTTTAGTTAATGTGGAAAAAGTGAGGACATTTAATATTGATGTTGCACTATTGTTGGGGACAAAAAACTTCATCAAACATGCACTTAAGTATTAAGTTTTGTTTTGTAATAATTTATTAGCCAATTCTTTCCATTGCTGCCAAGTGTGCCAAAATGTTGGATAAATAGGCATGCTTGTAAATAAAACACCTTACAGCAGACATTTTGGTAAGGCTTTGGGTTTCTTGAATGATACAAATCAAGTTTCTTTCTAATTTTTGCAGAGACATCCTGATGGAAGCAGATTTTTATACAGCTATCCAGCACCTACTGCTGAGCTAATCGCTCAAGTGAACTCTATAAGGTCTGTTCACTGTAAACATGTCCTTTTAGAAAATGTCTCGCTCTTTCTCAATAAGTGTTTCCACAAATATGGTCAAAGTTGGTGCCAAGAAGATTTGCAGCACAAAAACAACCTGGCCCATGAATCTGTGCCAACATTTAATTGTAACATTAAtcccacatttttttttaatcaaattacCGGTATTCTACCACTCAACTACAAAAAGgaaatttataaaggccaattaatctactgatCTTTAGGGTGTGAGAGGAAACTCAAATGGCCATAGAGATAATGTGCAAATTTCACACAGATAGCATCCAAGGTCAGGATTGGACATGGGTCTCTCACACTGAGACAATGGCTCTTTTAAGCACAATCCTCTACTGTCTGTAAAGGTCTATGGGTTAACCCAATTTCATGTGTTAGCATGCAATTGGCAGCTTCATGACCAATCATTTAACTTCTGTCAGATCCCCTCTTAAAAGGTTATTGCACCTCTTTTTGAGTATTTTAACTAATTACAAGTCAGagcgtgatttttttttttacagcataACAGTGCTCACTGACCTAACCCTAACTCCCATCTCTTTATTTGGTCTTTAAATCCAAAGTTTATCCAAAAACTATTTAATGTGAATTTTCTGCATTTAATCTCCTTTTAGATTCAGATCAACATTATCTTCTTTCAACATTGTAAGATTGTGGTTATCCTCAACTAACACCACTCTTAATCCTTGACCCATTATTTACATCAAACCTCTTAAGCTTCTTGTTGCCTAAAATAAATAGTCATCAAAGTTATGCTCTGTCCTTAACCCATGTTTTTTCAAGATACTGCTTATTGTGTTTGAATTTTTCCTAGTATGGACATGGAGCATACTGGCTTGTAACTCAGCTCTAGTGCTTTCTCCCTCTTaagttgaagaatgcagtagaacagagtgatctaggaataatggtgcatagttcccagaaggtggaatctcatgtggatagggtggtaaagaaagcttttggtatgttggcctttataaatcagagcattgagtgtaggagttgggatgtaatgttaaaattgtacaaggcattggtaaggctgaatttggagtattgtgtacagttctggtcactgaattataggaaagatgtcaacaaaatagagagagtacagagaagatttactagaatgttacctgggtttcagcacctaagttacagggaaagattgaacaagttaggtctttattctttggagcatagaaggttgaggagggacttgatagaggtatttaaaattatgagggggatagatagagttgacatggataggctttttccattgagagtaggggagattcaaacaagaggacatgagttgagacttagggggcagatgtttaagggtaacatgagggggaatttctttactcagagtggtagctgtgtggaacgagcttccagtaaacgtagtagaggcaggttcggtattgtcatttaaagcaaaattggatagctatatggacaggaaaggaatggagggttatggactgagtgctggTCAGTagaactaggtgagattaagcattcggcacggactagaagggccgagatggcctgttttcgtgctgtaattgttatatggttataagtacaTGTTAGCAAGTTTCCTGCCTTCTAACTCCATGCTTTTATTGAAAGTGGATTAAAAATAATGATCAGACCAAATATTATTTCCTTTCATATGTCTCTTCCAGTGACACTCCAAGGTAATAATTTATCTCTTTCAAAAATTCAAAAGCCCCTAATGTTTCCTACTCCATGTTTTTCCTGATTGTCTCTGGCacgtttcctttttctttttgaagCCAGCAAAATGCCTTTTGCATACACTCTGGTATTCTACCTCCACACATAGGTTACCAGTTTGGCCTTTATAGGTTTACTCTTTTGTTAGAATTCCTCATGTTCTTTTCAATTCCTTGTGTTCTGTTCGTTCAAAGAAAAACTTCAGGTTTTCTATATCTTACTTGCTAATACTTTTCCAATATCTTCCTATTTTCCTTCATAATTTCACCCCATCAGGAAAGGATGCTATTTTGGAAGGATCCTTTTTTTCACTACATGTATAATCCATGTTTCTACTCAGTATGCTGACAAAAGCTGTATTATTTTGGAGGGACTTGCCAGGTTAGGTAGctaaatgaagggtcttgactcgaAGCATTGACTCTCAATTTCCCTCTGTAGATACTGCCCGACTTgctgtgttgcttcagattccagcatctgcagtctcttgtctccATTTTGTTACTCCACTGTGAAGCCTCTTCACGGTATGCCCACTTTGAAGAAGTGTTCTTCTCTCTTCAACTGGAAATCTCTGAGACCCTCTGTCTCTGCTTCCTCTATGATTTCTGCTTCTATCCTGTCCTTTGACCACACTCTCACCTAGGCTCACTATGTCCAGATATAACCATAttacaatcacagcacggaaacaggccatcttggccctcctagtccgtgctgaacccttaatctcacatGATGAAGCATCTCAACCCATAAAGCTAACTGTCCTTTTCCTTCTGTAGATggtgccagacctgctgagttacaccagcatttgtgtgttgctGTATATTCCcaagcacctgcagtctcttgtgtctgaaTTTCTTTGGTGCTGTTCAAGTTTGGCAAAATATTCAAGTGCTGCTGAATTTTGTTCAGGAGGAACAAGAATGATTGGAAGATTCACTAAGCTACAATTTTAAGGAAGATTCAAAAAGTAAGAAAGAAAATAAGCTGGTGTGAGGTCCAAGAGGGTTAGAGCATTAACGTTACAGTTAGACTATCAGTGGTGAATAGAGAAATGATGATAAAGCCAATGCTGGAAAAAAACAGTATGTACTCTGTGAAGTGCAATTTGGATAAAGACCAGAAATCTGATATTGTAGGCTCAGGTTGTGATGCAAGTTATCTGGGAATGTGGGCAAGCTTGAGGTAACAATGCAAGTTGATACATCCTGGGTGAGGATATGAAGAACAGTGGAGGTGTGATTTTTGAGACTAATGAAATAGCAGACAAAGGCTTTGATTTTACAAGGAAATTGAAGAAATGTGAAAGCAACGATTTCAAATGTATAGTTAAACAGCCAATTTCAACAATGATCTGGATGggttaataatcttaaatgtttcaatcagatcccctctcaatctccttaattccagcatgtacaagtccagtctctctaacctctctgcgtaagacagtccagacatcccaggaattaacctcgtgaatctacgctacacttcctgtacagccaggatgtccttccttaaccctggagatcaaaactgtacacaatactccagttgtgATCTCAcgagggctctgtacaaatgcaagaggatttccttgctcttgtactcaattccctttgtaataaaggccattccattagccttcttcactgcctgctgcacttgctcattcaccttcagtgactgaagaaggactcctagatctcattgtatttctcccttacccaactctacaacattcagataataatttgccttcctgttcttactcccaaagtggataacctcactggtagggcactgaggagtgcagtagaacagagggatctaggaatacagatacataattccctaaaagtggtgtcacaggtagagagggttgtgaagagagcttttggtacattggctttcatgaatcaaagtattgagtataagaaacAAAAAGCACAaaacgctggcagaactcagcaggccagacaacatctgtgggaggaggtaataacgagttggaatgttatggtgaggttgtataagacattggtgaggccgaatttggagtattatgtgcagttttggtcaccgaattacaggaaggatattaataaggttgaaagagtgtagagaaagtttacaagaatgttgccaggacttgagaaactgggttacagagaaagattgaataggttaggactttattccctggagcatagaagaatgaggggagatttgatagaggtatataaaattatgatgggtatagatagagtgaatgcaagcaggctttttccactgaggctaggggagaaaaaaaaccagagcacatgggttaagggtgaagggggaaaagtttaaagggaacatggggtggggggaggcttcttcacacagagtggtgggagtgtggaatgagctgccagatgaagtggtaaatgcaggctcactttaacatttaagaaaaacttggtacatggatgagaggtgtatggagggatatggtccaggtgcaggtcagtgggactaggcagaaaaatggttcggcacagccaagaaggaccaaaaggcctgtttctgtgctgtagtgttttatggttctataaaccctatcattcttgtaaactttctctggaccctttccaatgacaATTCATCCTTAGATCTGAAGTTCAAAGCTGCTCACAGTATTTTAAATGTGGTCtagccaatgccttataaatcctctatattacatccttgcttttatattctagtccagaaatgaatgctaacattgcatttgcctgcctTACTACTTACTACCAATTCAAGCTACAAGTTAACATTTAGATAATCCTACACTCAgattcccaattccctttgcacctccaatttctgaatttactccccatttagaaaaatagtttatccccattccttctaccaaagtgcatgattataCACTTGCattcactgtattccatctgctactttgcccattctcctgatcggTTCAGgtacttctgcagattccctgctttgaacactacctctccTTCCACCTTTGTGTCattcgcaaacttggccacaaagccatcaattctgttatccagATTATTAACAGATAACTTAAAAAGTAGCAGACCCAATACCAGACCCTGTGGGTCACTACTAATCACAAACAACCAACCAAAAaatgttccctttattcccactgtttgccttctgccaatcatccATTCTTCTGTTCATGtaagtatctttcctgtgataccatgggcttttatcctgttaagcagcctcgtgtggcactttgtcaaaggccttctgaaaatccaagtaagcaacatctactgactcatctttgtccatcctgcttgtcatttcctcaaagaattccaacagatttgtcgggcaagattttttCCTAAGGAAACCATAGTGACTTCGGCTTATTTTAttgtgtgccttcaagtaccctgaaacctcatccttaataatggactccaacatcttcccaaccactcaaGTCAAGCCTCCCTCCATCTTAGAGTGGATGATATTTGcgattttccagttctctggaaccattccagagaatctagtgattcttaaaaaatCACTACtgttgcctccacaatctcttcagctgcctctttaaTTACTCTGGGATGTCGTCCAACTGGTGCAGGTGACTGATGtaccttcagcttcccaagcaccttttccttagtaatagcgACTGCACTCACTCTGTCCCCGATACTCTTGAATTTTGGGATACTTCTAGTGTattccatggtgaagactgatacaaaacacttattcagtttgtctgccccTTCTTTGTTCCCCCTTACTACCTCTCTAgtgtcatttttcagtggtctgatgtccatttttgcctctcttttacttttatacATCTGAAAATAACCTTATATTTAgttattattggctggcttaccttTGTATGCATCGTTTCACTCTTGTTTCTCTTTTAGTTGCCTGCTGTTAgttcttaaaaacttcccaatcctccagcttcccactatttttttgttatattgtatgccttctcttttgctttactattgtctttgacttcccttgtcagccatggctacCTCATTCTCCTTTTAGAATGCTGCTGCTTTGGGATGAACTGATCTTGTATCTTCTGAAATACTTACAGAAACTCCTGCCATTGCTACTTtgccatcattcctgctagtgcccccttccaactatctttggccagctcctctcatgcTTCTTTAGTTACTGTTATTTAGCTGTAATACTGATTTTTGCcttctctcaaactgcagggtgaattctatcaaatGATGATCACTGCCTTGattagctccctaatcaaatctggttcattacacatctAGGTCTTTTCCCTAGCAGGATTGGCATTGTCTAGTAGGGGTTAGCTGTATTCAGGAATCTAATGAATGGTAGTGACACAGCCAGGTAGAAAGAATGATAGGTTATAGTAAATGTAATGAATTGACCTGAGAGTAGTTTGCAAAGTGTTGCCACAC
The DNA window shown above is from Hypanus sabinus isolate sHypSab1 chromosome 17, sHypSab1.hap1, whole genome shotgun sequence and carries:
- the LOC132406788 gene encoding uncharacterized protein LOC132406788 isoform X3; the encoded protein is MTSHREHVRRPWIAELLLEQRSGWSCWKSAPVQVSELIPLENWIKEAGHESAVVVYISDLKYKIKAVLTEEAGYNLQQEEENYTLSQLKSKVIILKKFNIQVRLELELKDCEFYLVVQDLKILPGDMGFYDVCSCNKDLAVQKKLRELWESYLNSMITHEKTFSDLGLSNMINAAEEDEIRVLKHAAELCLDPDVDPKASTSTTPFLLPSLNQPSGWKAMRRQNKKRKNFTVPEVMLMISPQQEEALNNIKEWKDDFVCTEDPESGHNGYTDVSMGITVEQEVPSSQNPWNAVSPVCLGGIPSSGEPCKKHNGRCRVLCSTFVDAPGCSGLAGELQLPDNSTQDEPDKSVELYTEESQHSEGHCSKGSLLSLATSSDNERDRIYVTEPMKTNRVKSIKSSLAASDRLFKSLSPLSSTVVNSNDLNCVGSAKNFAPLSPVKNDGQCRPIMALYNHAAETQNSVPEIEETQLKDIRDKECYERPRAAKRRWQSGSTEDQLDRNCVDQGTFSMQTRAEIEDGDSMNLSSNETFIDADHYEEIADDYQMNNITGQKKEKGRMNKIFKDTDLNNLPRSNKKALSTKYHQLDFVSKRPSEVHNCKGQGSVVTAIGQYTEDEWVRALQQHNANQSKDEPRRHPDGSRFLYSYPAPTAELIAQVNSIRVSSDLLKWAVSYLSGPSLKQD
- the LOC132406788 gene encoding uncharacterized protein LOC132406788 isoform X1, whose product is MTSHREHVRRPWIAELLLEQRSGWSCWKSAPVQVSELIPLENWIKEAGHESAVVVYISDLKYKIKAVLTEEAGYNLQQEEENYTLSQLKSKVIILKKFNIQVRLELELKDCEFYLVVQDLKILPGDMGFYDVCSCNKDLAVQKKLRELWESYLNSMITHEKTFSDLGLSNMINAAEEDEIRVLKHAAELCLDPDVDPKASTSTTPFLLPSLNQPSGWKAMRRQNKKRKNFTVPEVMLMISPQQEEALNNIKEWKDDFVCTEDPESGHNGYTDVSMGITVEQEVPSSQNPWNAVSPVCLGGIPSSGETCISCTSEPCKKHNGRCRVLCSTFVDAPGCSGLAGELQLPDNSTQDEPDKSVELYTEESQHSEGHCSKGSLLSLATSSDNERDRIYVTEPMKTNRVKSIKSSLAASDRLFKSLSPLSSTVVNSNDLNCVGSAKNFAPLSPVKNDGQCRPIMALYNHAAETQNSVPEIEETQLKDIRDKECYERPRAAKRRWQSGSTEDQLDRNCVDQGTFSMQTRAEIEDGDSMNLSSNETFIDADHYEEIADDYQMNNITGQKKEKGRMNKIFKDTDLNNLPRSNKKALSTKYHQLDFVSKRPSEVHNCKGQGSVVTAIGQYTEDEWVRALQQHNANQSKDEPRRHPDGSRFLYSYPAPTAELIAQVNSIRVSSDLLKWAVSYLSGPSLKQD
- the LOC132406788 gene encoding uncharacterized protein LOC132406788 isoform X4, which translates into the protein MTSHREHVRRPWIAELLLEQRSGWSCWKSAPVQVSELIPLENWIKEAGHESAVVVYISDLKYKIKAVLTEEAGYNLQQEEENYTLSQLKSKVIILKKFNIQVRLELELKDCEFYLVVQDLKILPGDMGFYDVCSCNKDLAVQKKLRELWESYLNSMITHEKTFSDLGLSNMINAAEEDEIRVLKHAAELCLDPDVDPKASTSTTPFLLPSLNQPSGWKAMRRQNKKRKNFTVPEVMLMISPQQEEALNNIKEWKDDFVCTEDPESGHNGYTDVSMGITEQEVPSSQNPWNAVSPVCLGGIPSSGEPCKKHNGRCRVLCSTFVDAPGCSGLAGELQLPDNSTQDEPDKSVELYTEESQHSEGHCSKGSLLSLATSSDNERDRIYVTEPMKTNRVKSIKSSLAASDRLFKSLSPLSSTVVNSNDLNCVGSAKNFAPLSPVKNDGQCRPIMALYNHAAETQNSVPEIEETQLKDIRDKECYERPRAAKRRWQSGSTEDQLDRNCVDQGTFSMQTRAEIEDGDSMNLSSNETFIDADHYEEIADDYQMNNITGQKKEKGRMNKIFKDTDLNNLPRSNKKALSTKYHQLDFVSKRPSEVHNCKGQGSVVTAIGQYTEDEWVRALQQHNANQSKDEPRRHPDGSRFLYSYPAPTAELIAQVNSIRVSSDLLKWAVSYLSGPSLKQD
- the LOC132406788 gene encoding uncharacterized protein LOC132406788 isoform X2 is translated as MTSHREHVRRPWIAELLLEQRSGWSCWKSAPVQVSELIPLENWIKEAGHESAVVVYISDLKYKIKAVLTEEAGYNLQQEEENYTLSQLKSKVIILKKFNIQVRLELELKDCEFYLVVQDLKILPGDMGFYDVCSCNKDLAVQKKLRELWESYLNSMITHEKTFSDLGLSNMINAAEEDEIRVLKHAAELCLDPDVDPKASTSTTPFLLPSLNQPSGWKAMRRQNKKRKNFTVPEVMLMISPQQEEALNNIKEWKDDFVCTEDPESGHNGYTDVSMGITEQEVPSSQNPWNAVSPVCLGGIPSSGETCISCTSEPCKKHNGRCRVLCSTFVDAPGCSGLAGELQLPDNSTQDEPDKSVELYTEESQHSEGHCSKGSLLSLATSSDNERDRIYVTEPMKTNRVKSIKSSLAASDRLFKSLSPLSSTVVNSNDLNCVGSAKNFAPLSPVKNDGQCRPIMALYNHAAETQNSVPEIEETQLKDIRDKECYERPRAAKRRWQSGSTEDQLDRNCVDQGTFSMQTRAEIEDGDSMNLSSNETFIDADHYEEIADDYQMNNITGQKKEKGRMNKIFKDTDLNNLPRSNKKALSTKYHQLDFVSKRPSEVHNCKGQGSVVTAIGQYTEDEWVRALQQHNANQSKDEPRRHPDGSRFLYSYPAPTAELIAQVNSIRVSSDLLKWAVSYLSGPSLKQD